TGTTTCAATCAGGGCAATCATATCAGTGATGGTAGCCTCACCACTTTTTATTTCTTTTACAATTCCGGAAGCACACATGGGGGGTGCCATAACCCGGTGTTCAACCAAGGTTGTTTCCTGGACTGTACCGATAATATCGCCAGCCTCAACTTTATCGCCCACATTGACTTTAGGGACAAATTCCCATTTCCGGTTCCTGCTGAGGGGGCTAACTTCAACTCCACGGGTGATATAATCGCCTACCTGCTCACGAATAACATCTAATGGACGCTGTACGCCATCGAAGATAGCTTCAATCAAACCGGGACCGAGTTCAACACTCAGCGGATCACCGGTTGTATAAACAGGTTCACCCGGTCCGAGTCCGCCCGTTTCTTCGTAGACCTGGATTGATGCCTGATCGCCTCGCAACTCAATGATTTCACCCAGCAGCCTGGCTTCACTTACCCGGACCATATCATACATCCGGGCATCTTTCATATTATCTGCAACAACCAGGGGGCCGGAAACTTTTATAATCCTGCCAACATCCAAGTTATCAACCTTCTTTCCTGAAAAGAATATCTGCGCCAATTGCTTTTTCAACATTATGCTTTATCTGCTGCATTCCTAATCCCAATGTGCCTTTGCTGTTGGGAATCAGAACAACAGCAGGTAATATGCGCTTATTCAGTTCATCGATTATATCTTGTAGATCCCCGGCCAGTTCCTCAGTGATAAAGATAACTCCGTACTCTTCGGCAACCAGCTTTTTTAAAGCATCTAAAGCAGCTTCACCGCTGGTTACAGTAAAAGTGTCTACACCGATTGTTTTAAACCCGAGGATCGAATCCTTATCACCAATAACAGCAATTTTATAAGTAGACATCACGAACTCGCTCCCTGATCGCTTCAGCAGGCAGTTTGTTAATCTTACCGACCATAATCAAGCGGATATTTTTAATCTCAATTTCCTTCGCCCAAAGATATCCGATAAGAGGCTCAGGGCCAAACGGCATCCATTTGCCTTTTTTCAGATAGGAAGTAATAAAGTCATCTGCAAGTTTTTCATATCGTGAGGCGGTTCCCCTGTCCAGCCAATCCCGGATACCATCGCTTACCAGGTCAGCATAATCAGTCATAGAGAGCGTAGTGATAAGCGACTCAAGTGGTTCGTCGATTAAGCCTGAAAGCCGGTCGGCGCCGAGAGAACCATGATTGATTATAACTTGTTTAAAAAACTCCCGATCCAAACCCATTCGCTTGATTCTTACCAGCGTTTTCAGGTTGATCAGGTCAATTTGCCTGACGAATAACCCTTTGAGAAATTCTGATTTAGACTCACCTGCTAAAAAAATCAGCTGGTCAAATAATACTTTGTCAAGGGTTAGATCGATAGCCTGTGGATTACGATTCACCAGAAAATCTTCATTAATCTTTTCTGCTGCTTCGCGCAGTTTAACCGGTAGATCCCGGTAATCATCCTCAGCAACGGCATACTGCACAACCCCGAGATCAATAGAACCAGTCGGCACCATAAGATCACTTTTTATCCCAAGATATTTTGCTTTTAACAATACTTTAAGATTGTGTATATCATTTCTGACCGCCATGATTGTGATCAATTCCGGTTTAGGGCTTATCTTGCGAATCAATTCAAAGGTATTCTTAAGTTCAACGGTAAGAATCAATTCGAATTCATGAACATCGGAAAGTTCACTGACTGCATTGGAGTAGTCCGATTCAGCCAGCATTTTTAATGCTTCCGATGCCGATGAAGCATCTATCATCCTGTCAAACCGGTTTCTTTCAATTAATTTTGCTTCAAGCGCTCTGATACGCCCAACTGCATAAGCATAAATTGTATCATCTACTACTGGCATATAATTATTGTTCTCCTTTCCCGGAGGAAAGCTTAACATTTATTTAAACAATACTGCCGCGACTGCCGGCTCGAGCTCATCCCTTTTCATTTCCAGCAGCGCTTCAAAAGAACAGTTAATTTCCACCTTTTCGTCCTTCAAAATAAAGCCACCTTTGATATCCCTTGGCTCGTCAGCTATCAGCAGTTCACCTTTTTTACCGCTTTTTTTAAGAATATCCTTAACTTCTTTCCAAAATCCGGCTGGGATTCTCTGCAAATCTCTTGCAGAGCAATATACTGTTTCATTACCCTTTTCAATGTAGGCAAGCAGCATTTTCTGAATTACAGCAAGATACTGTTCTTCATCGAGTTCAATCAGCTGATTTAACGCCATGCTAAATGCATCGCCAATAAGGTCTTGCTTTGCTGAAAGCAGTTCTTTGCGTGCTTCAAGTTGAGCAACACCAATAATCCGCCTTTTATGTTCCTCAGCTACTTTTCCGGCCTGCTCCAGGATTTGCTGCTTTTTACGTTTTGCCTTTTGTTCAGCTTCTGCAACTAGTCTCTCTGTTTTATCTGCTGCTTCTTTCTGGATAGCATCAGATTTCTTGCCGGCATCATCCAGTATCCGCTGGATAATTCTTTCTGCTCCCTCTTTCACACTATTCACTCCTTTATACAGGTATACCAAAGAGCAGCATGATTGAGGCAAGCAATGCAAGAACAGCATAGGTTTCAACCATTACCGCATAGACAATACCTTTACCAAGTTCTTCAGGGCGCTTGGCAATTAAGCCTACAGCAGATGCCGAAACTCTTCCCTGATAAATAGCAGAAAGCAATCCAACTATGGCAATCGGGATTGAAGCCATCAGAAATGAATATCCTTCTGATACAGTAAGTTCCAGAAGACCTCCCCCAATAATTCCCACTCTCTGCATAATGATAAAACCGGTAAGAAGTCCGTAGATCCCCTGGGTTCCGGGTAATGCCTGTAAGAGTAGGGTCTGCCCAAATTTGTCCGGGTCTTCAGTAACCAGTCCGGCAGCGCTTTGACCAACAATACCGACTCCGATGGCCGATCCTATACCGGCAAGGCCAACTGCCAAAGCAGCCCCCATAAGCGCTATTTCAATTCCTGTCATTTTTTTATGCCTCCCTTTTCTTCAAAAGCGATTATTCTATATCAGGGCCGAAAAGCTAAATGCTGTTGGTGCTTATGTATAATTGCTTCCCGGCTCCAAAATCCTGGTTTATAGTAATTATTTATCGGTGTTGGCAACTTCAATATAACTGTTTTTTATACCAAATGGCTGAAAAGCTTTGCCTCCACCTTCAAAGAACTTGCTAAAGAATTCGATATACTGCAAACGGCTTGTATGAACATAAGATCCGAGAGTGCTGATAATTATATTGAAAATATGCCCCCCAAAGAGGACTATAGCCATGATTATAGTACCGATTATACCTCCGGAGATCATGCCACCCATAGAATTAATTGCCGAGGCTATAACTCCCGTTGCCAGGCCAAGTGCAAGGAGCCGGGAATAGGATAAAACATCACTCAAGTATCCTGTTACATTATAGAGACTCAAAAGGCCGCTTAAGAATTTTTTAATTATACCCTGTTGAGCCCGCCCCTGGGTGAGGATCAACCCGGCAGCTCCCCCAATTGCCAACCAGCGGCCGGCAGCAGAAAACTCTGGTATTAAAAGCAGAATCAAACCATTCAGAAAGATAAACCAGAAACCCTGGTCAAATATTGCACTCATAGACTGGCCGGCTTTAATATTACGATAAGCCTGCAGTGACATTCCAAAATAAAGGTGGATCAATCCGATTCCAAAGCAGTAAAAGAGCATCCTCATGGGATCATCTAAAGGATTAAACCACAGAGGCGGAAGCTTGAGAAGATCTCCAAAATAGCTACCCAGCAGAACACCAAAAACAATTGAGGAAATGCCTCCGTAGATTAACAGCTTCAACAGCTGCCCACCCATACCGGTCAGCCTCAGCTTCCTGGATATAAACAGAGCCAGCAGAGCCAGCACAAAGCCATATCCGGCATCAGACAGACAGATACCAAAAAAGATAAAGAAAAACGGCGCAAGAAAAGGTGTGGGATCAAGCTCTTTTTTTCTGGGAGTGCTATACAATTTGGTGACAACTTCGTATGCTTCTGCAGGCCCTGAGTTGTGAAGAAGAACTGGAACTTCTTCCCCATACTCGGGATCTCTGGAAGCAATTACAGCAGTTTCCGTCTTCCCGGCCAACAAATTCTCAAGATCATCCAAAACAGGTGCAGGAACCCAACCTTCAAGAAGAAAGCTGTTCTCAGTACGAGCAAGATTGCCCACAGCCTCATGCTTTTGGTACTCATTGAACATAAAATCATAACAGGTCATCAGCATAGGGCGGTATTCCAGCAGTTTTTCCACTTCGGTGAGAATTACATTTCTTTTTTCAACAAGATTTTCCAGTTCAATTTTAACATTTTTCATATTGTCAGCAGCTGTACCTTTCAAGCTGGGAAAAGCTGCCAAAGAAACTGTCTTTTCTTTGAATATTTCCCGGGCAATAACTGCTTCTTCAAGAAGACATACAAAAAAGAAGTAAATATACTCGCTGTCTTCAGATATTTCATCAAGGATATAGGCATACAAGGATTCATTCAGCATATTTATAATTGTTTCAATCTGATCTGCCGCAACAGTATAAAGGCCCTTTGAAACATGTGAACCATCTGAAGCTTCTTCAAGGGGTAGCTTAAAATTTTCCCATGGCTTTAATTCTTCAATTAAACTGTTATGTTGGGTTTCCTCATTGCGAAGGTGTGCTAATTCATCTTCTGCTTTTCGGCAGGCGGAATGGACCATGTTAATTTCTTCCAGTCGACTAATATGATTTATATAATCAGAACTGGTTATTTCCAGCTTGGCGCCGGTAAATTGCTGAACAAAATTTTTACGTATTGGGAAATGCCTCTGGAAAAATTCCAGGCAAAACTTAATTTCGCTCAGAGTTGAATCTGTTTCCGCGGTTTTTGAATCAGCCTGTTCAGGATCAAGAATTGATTTAAATTCGTCCCAGGAACTTCCTGATTTTACGTCTGT
This is a stretch of genomic DNA from Bacillota bacterium. It encodes these proteins:
- a CDS encoding V-type ATP synthase subunit F; protein product: MSTYKIAVIGDKDSILGFKTIGVDTFTVTSGEAALDALKKLVAEEYGVIFITEELAGDLQDIIDELNKRILPAVVLIPNSKGTLGLGMQQIKHNVEKAIGADILFRKEG
- a CDS encoding V-type ATP synthase subunit C, which encodes MPVVDDTIYAYAVGRIRALEAKLIERNRFDRMIDASSASEALKMLAESDYSNAVSELSDVHEFELILTVELKNTFELIRKISPKPELITIMAVRNDIHNLKVLLKAKYLGIKSDLMVPTGSIDLGVVQYAVAEDDYRDLPVKLREAAEKINEDFLVNRNPQAIDLTLDKVLFDQLIFLAGESKSEFLKGLFVRQIDLINLKTLVRIKRMGLDREFFKQVIINHGSLGADRLSGLIDEPLESLITTLSMTDYADLVSDGIRDWLDRGTASRYEKLADDFITSYLKKGKWMPFGPEPLIGYLWAKEIEIKNIRLIMVGKINKLPAEAIRERVRDVYL
- a CDS encoding V-type ATP synthase subunit E family protein, which produces MKEGAERIIQRILDDAGKKSDAIQKEAADKTERLVAEAEQKAKRKKQQILEQAGKVAEEHKRRIIGVAQLEARKELLSAKQDLIGDAFSMALNQLIELDEEQYLAVIQKMLLAYIEKGNETVYCSARDLQRIPAGFWKEVKDILKKSGKKGELLIADEPRDIKGGFILKDEKVEINCSFEALLEMKRDELEPAVAAVLFK
- a CDS encoding V-type ATP synthase subunit K; translated protein: MTGIEIALMGAALAVGLAGIGSAIGVGIVGQSAAGLVTEDPDKFGQTLLLQALPGTQGIYGLLTGFIIMQRVGIIGGGLLELTVSEGYSFLMASIPIAIVGLLSAIYQGRVSASAVGLIAKRPEELGKGIVYAVMVETYAVLALLASIMLLFGIPV
- a CDS encoding V-type ATP synthase subunit I; its protein translation is MPIIEMKKVFLLGHRQEREEIFSILQQFGNVQLTDVKSGSSWDEFKSILDPEQADSKTAETDSTLSEIKFCLEFFQRHFPIRKNFVQQFTGAKLEITSSDYINHISRLEEINMVHSACRKAEDELAHLRNEETQHNSLIEELKPWENFKLPLEEASDGSHVSKGLYTVAADQIETIINMLNESLYAYILDEISEDSEYIYFFFVCLLEEAVIAREIFKEKTVSLAAFPSLKGTAADNMKNVKIELENLVEKRNVILTEVEKLLEYRPMLMTCYDFMFNEYQKHEAVGNLARTENSFLLEGWVPAPVLDDLENLLAGKTETAVIASRDPEYGEEVPVLLHNSGPAEAYEVVTKLYSTPRKKELDPTPFLAPFFFIFFGICLSDAGYGFVLALLALFISRKLRLTGMGGQLLKLLIYGGISSIVFGVLLGSYFGDLLKLPPLWFNPLDDPMRMLFYCFGIGLIHLYFGMSLQAYRNIKAGQSMSAIFDQGFWFIFLNGLILLLIPEFSAAGRWLAIGGAAGLILTQGRAQQGIIKKFLSGLLSLYNVTGYLSDVLSYSRLLALGLATGVIASAINSMGGMISGGIIGTIIMAIVLFGGHIFNIIISTLGSYVHTSRLQYIEFFSKFFEGGGKAFQPFGIKNSYIEVANTDK